The sequence CGGGTGCGCGAAGAGGTAGGGTTCCAGCTCGAGGAGCGCAAAGGCGGCGACGAAGAGCCTCAGGCCATTGCCGTTGATCTCCGCCCCGGGCCGGAAGATGAGATCATGGCGCGAGACGAGGCCGCCACGATGCTCACCGCATTGCAGGCGCTGAGCGCTGACTGTCAGGCCATTTTACAGCTGCGCTACTTCGGGGAGCTGGCCTATGACGAGATCTGCGCCCGTCTCGACCTCCCTCTCGGCACGGTCTGCTCCCGATTGAAGCGCTGCCTCGAGCGTCTTCGAAAGGTGCTGGCGTCATGACCAATCTGTTCGTCAGACGTGCAACGCTCGTTTGTACATCTCTCGGGAATAGGCGTCGGACTTCCGGCGACGGACTCAACGCGGCGCGGAAGACGCCCTCAGGCAGCCCCTTGCGACCTGTGAACCTGACGTGGAGAGAGAGAGGTGAGCATCCTTGACCTGCCAGAGACCAGAGCTCTCCGATCTCCTCGTTGCCTGGCTCGAGGACGCTCTCTCCAGTGACGATTCGCAGCGGCTGCGCGATCACGTCGCGGCGTGCACCTCCTGTCAGGCCGAGGCTGATGCGCTCTCTCGCCTGATGCCGCGCATCGCTGGCGCCTATGCGGTTCAGCGAACCACGCCGCTTCTCGAGATCTGCCCCACGTCTGATGCGCTTGTCGATCGCGCCGCGGGAACCGCGCCTCCTGAGCGAAGCGCGCGCCTCGAGACGCATCTGACGATCTGCCCGCCATGTCGCGCGCTGGTGGAGGCCTTGCGTCACCAGGAGGGGTCTCCAGAGCCCGTTGCGGCCCTCCCTGTGCCGCAGATGCCGCAGGGACTGCGTGATG comes from Pseudomonadota bacterium and encodes:
- a CDS encoding sigma-70 family RNA polymerase sigma factor → RVREEVGFQLEERKGGDEEPQAIAVDLRPGPEDEIMARDEAATMLTALQALSADCQAILQLRYFGELAYDEICARLDLPLGTVCSRLKRCLERLRKVLAS